From a region of the Myroides sp. JBRI-B21084 genome:
- a CDS encoding S66 peptidase family protein, whose translation MILPAYLQKGDTVGILCTARSFSRDAAANAVALLEEWGLQVEFGATIDVNVNQLGGTDLLRTNDLQQMLNNPNIKAIWVARGGYGTVRIIDAIDFTAFLKNPKWIIGFSDITVLHSHIHNLGVTTIHAIMPFSVPNALETAKETLKNALFNTPYQFTIPTNASNKMGTAKGELVGGNLSIIYSLLGSKSTINTKGKILFLEDLDEYLYHIDRMFYNLKRNGYFDDLNGLIIGGMTDMHDNQIPFGYDVKQIILALCKEYHFPICFDFPAGHIPDNRALKLGTNVTLDINATTTTLTYD comes from the coding sequence ATGATTTTACCAGCATACTTACAGAAAGGCGATACGGTTGGCATACTTTGTACCGCCAGAAGTTTTTCACGCGATGCGGCTGCAAACGCAGTTGCTCTTTTAGAAGAATGGGGGTTGCAAGTTGAATTTGGCGCAACTATAGATGTTAACGTAAACCAATTAGGCGGCACCGATTTGCTGCGTACCAACGATTTACAACAAATGTTAAACAACCCCAATATTAAAGCCATTTGGGTGGCGCGCGGTGGTTATGGTACGGTTAGAATTATTGATGCTATTGATTTTACTGCTTTTTTAAAAAATCCAAAATGGATTATTGGCTTTAGTGATATTACCGTTTTACATAGCCATATTCACAATTTAGGAGTAACTACCATACATGCCATTATGCCCTTTTCGGTACCAAATGCGTTAGAAACTGCTAAAGAAACTTTAAAAAACGCCCTTTTTAACACTCCTTACCAATTTACAATCCCAACTAACGCAAGTAATAAAATGGGGACTGCTAAAGGCGAATTGGTTGGTGGTAACTTATCTATTATTTACAGTTTATTGGGTTCAAAATCGACAATAAACACAAAAGGTAAAATTTTATTTTTAGAAGATTTAGACGAATATTTGTATCATATAGATAGAATGTTTTACAACTTAAAACGCAATGGTTATTTTGATGATTTAAATGGATTGATTATTGGTGGAATGACCGATATGCACGACAACCAAATACCTTTTGGCTATGACGTGAAACAAATTATATTAGCACTGTGTAAAGAATACCACTTTCCTATTTGTTTTGATTTTCCGGCTGGTCATATCCCTGATAATCGCGCATTAAAATTAGGTACTAACGTAACTTTAGATATCAATGCAACCACCACAACTTTAACCTATGATTAA
- a CDS encoding BrxA/BrxB family bacilliredoxin, whose translation MYPEEIVKPMQEELTSAGFEALYTANEVTNALAQEGTTLVVVNSVCGCAARNARPGAVMSLSNTKKPANIVTVFAGVHKEAVDAAREKMFPFPPSSPSMALFKNGELVHMLERHHIEGNPAEIIAENLKEAYNEHC comes from the coding sequence ATGTATCCAGAAGAAATAGTAAAACCAATGCAAGAAGAATTAACTTCGGCAGGTTTTGAAGCATTATATACAGCAAACGAAGTAACAAACGCATTGGCACAAGAAGGTACTACATTAGTAGTAGTAAATTCGGTTTGTGGTTGTGCAGCACGTAACGCACGTCCGGGAGCAGTTATGAGTTTAAGCAACACTAAAAAACCTGCAAACATTGTTACTGTTTTTGCAGGTGTTCATAAAGAAGCAGTTGACGCAGCGCGTGAAAAAATGTTTCCTTTTCCACCATCATCACCATCAATGGCATTGTTTAAAAACGGCGAATTAGTGCATATGTTAGAACGCCACCATATTGAAGGAAATCCTGCTGAAATTATTGCAGAAAATTTAAAAGAAGCTTATAACGAACATTGTTAA
- a CDS encoding lysophospholipid acyltransferase family protein, translating into MHKIISYPLSIIYYLLLSFSLLLFHPIQWVCLKLFGYQAHKTSVDLLQWCLMRSANILGTTFNVQGREKLPLNQPIIYVANHQSMFDIVSIIWFLRATHPKFVSKKELGKGIPSVSFNLKHGGSVLIDRNDPKQALPAIKGLGQYIQKYKRAAVIFPEGTRSKNGKPKRFSENGVKMLCKFAPDAYVVPLTINNSWKMFRFGMFPMGLASAIKLQVHDAIKVSDCDFETLFNKTTETIISDIK; encoded by the coding sequence GTGCACAAAATTATTTCTTATCCGTTAAGTATCATATATTATTTATTATTAAGTTTTAGTTTGTTGTTGTTTCACCCTATACAATGGGTGTGCTTAAAATTATTTGGTTATCAGGCACATAAAACAAGTGTTGATTTGTTGCAATGGTGTTTAATGCGCAGTGCAAATATATTAGGAACAACATTTAACGTGCAAGGGCGTGAAAAGCTACCCTTAAACCAACCAATTATTTATGTTGCAAATCATCAGTCAATGTTTGATATTGTATCAATCATTTGGTTTTTAAGAGCAACACATCCTAAATTTGTAAGTAAAAAAGAATTAGGAAAAGGCATACCAAGTGTTTCGTTTAATTTAAAACACGGTGGATCGGTTTTAATTGACCGAAACGATCCAAAGCAAGCACTTCCCGCAATAAAGGGCTTAGGACAATACATACAAAAGTACAAGCGTGCCGCTGTGATTTTTCCAGAAGGAACACGTTCTAAAAACGGAAAACCTAAACGTTTTTCAGAAAACGGCGTGAAAATGCTTTGTAAATTTGCACCCGATGCCTATGTAGTGCCTTTAACCATAAACAATTCATGGAAAATGTTCCGCTTTGGCATGTTTCCAATGGGCTTAGCAAGCGCTATAAAATTACAAGTACACGATGCTATTAAAGTATCCGATTGTGATTTTGAAACGCTGTTTAATAAAACAACAGAAACCATAATTTCTGATATAAAATAA
- a CDS encoding acyl-ACP desaturase, with protein sequence MSIQNVRLEVMQFLEKNIDSFVQNYLIPVEKIWQPSDMLPDSQNENFLEEVKELQAYAKELPYDFWVVLVGDTITEEALPTYESWLLDVDGVDQRGGENGDGNGWAKWIRHWTGEENRHGDLLNKYLYLSGRVNMREVEITTHHLINDGFDPGTDRDPYKNFVFTSFQELATYVSHNRVAQMAKKFGDHKLSKICKLIAGDEMRHHHAYSEFVERIFQVDPSEMMNAFHYMMKKKITMPANLIRESGGAIGDAFHHFSESAQRIGVYTSMDYVDILNKLIKRWEIDKINNLTDEAEKARDYLMKLPDRMAKLADRMKIADESHVFKWVTPAIIK encoded by the coding sequence ATGTCAATTCAAAATGTTCGGTTAGAAGTAATGCAGTTCTTAGAAAAGAACATCGATTCTTTTGTACAGAATTATTTAATTCCTGTAGAAAAAATCTGGCAACCTTCAGATATGTTACCCGATTCACAAAACGAAAATTTTCTTGAAGAAGTTAAAGAATTACAAGCATACGCTAAAGAATTACCTTACGATTTTTGGGTGGTTTTAGTAGGCGATACCATTACCGAAGAAGCTTTACCAACTTACGAGTCGTGGTTGTTAGATGTGGACGGAGTTGACCAACGCGGCGGTGAAAACGGAGATGGAAACGGATGGGCTAAATGGATACGCCACTGGACAGGCGAAGAAAACCGTCACGGTGATTTATTAAATAAATATTTATATTTATCGGGCCGCGTGAACATGCGCGAAGTTGAAATTACAACACACCATTTAATTAACGATGGGTTTGATCCAGGTACCGACCGCGATCCGTATAAAAACTTTGTATTTACCAGTTTTCAAGAACTAGCAACTTACGTATCGCACAACCGCGTGGCACAAATGGCTAAAAAATTTGGCGACCATAAGCTTTCTAAAATTTGTAAATTAATTGCTGGCGATGAAATGCGCCATCACCATGCTTATTCTGAATTTGTGGAACGTATTTTTCAAGTAGATCCTTCGGAAATGATGAATGCTTTTCATTACATGATGAAGAAAAAAATTACAATGCCTGCAAACTTAATTCGCGAATCGGGTGGGGCAATAGGCGATGCTTTTCACCATTTTTCAGAATCGGCTCAGCGCATTGGCGTGTACACCTCTATGGATTATGTAGATATCTTAAACAAATTAATTAAGCGTTGGGAAATCGATAAAATAAATAATTTAACCGACGAAGCAGAAAAAGCACGCGATTATTTGATGAAATTACCCGATCGTATGGCTAAATTAGCCGATCGTATGAAAATTGCCGATGAATCACATGTTTTTAAATGGGTTACACCTGCAATTATTAAATAA
- a CDS encoding HD domain-containing protein, protein MNYIQQTIQFVKAELEGAEAGHDWFHIQRVYKNALHILKTEKANEQVVVLAALLHDIADSKFFNGDESIGPKKAMDFMTSIDINDEVKNHVVKIIENISFKGGNFNRNFHSIELDIVQDADRLDAIGAIGIARTFNYGGFKNTPMHNPDIPPKLNMTKQEYKAHNGTTINHFYEKLLLLKDLMNTQTAKHLAEKRHAYMLGFLDQFFNEWEGKV, encoded by the coding sequence ATGAATTACATTCAACAAACCATACAATTTGTAAAAGCCGAATTAGAAGGGGCCGAAGCTGGGCACGACTGGTTTCATATTCAACGCGTTTACAAAAACGCTTTACACATTTTAAAAACCGAAAAAGCTAATGAACAAGTTGTGGTTTTAGCGGCTTTGTTACATGATATTGCCGATAGTAAATTTTTTAATGGCGACGAATCTATTGGGCCTAAAAAAGCAATGGATTTTATGACCTCTATTGATATAAACGATGAGGTTAAAAATCATGTGGTAAAAATTATTGAAAACATATCGTTTAAAGGCGGTAATTTTAATCGTAATTTTCATTCTATAGAATTGGATATTGTGCAAGATGCCGATAGATTAGATGCCATTGGCGCTATTGGTATTGCCCGTACATTTAATTACGGCGGCTTTAAAAACACCCCCATGCACAACCCCGATATTCCACCAAAATTAAACATGACTAAGCAAGAGTATAAAGCGCATAATGGCACAACTATTAATCATTTTTACGAAAAACTACTACTTTTAAAAGATTTAATGAATACCCAAACTGCTAAACACTTAGCCGAAAAACGCCATGCGTATATGCTGGGTTTTTTAGATCAGTTTTTTAATGAATGGGAAGGGAAGGTGTAA
- a CDS encoding T9SS type A sorting domain-containing protein, whose amino-acid sequence MKNKLQQHTVCHAELDSASHPTCHSEGVSINKTPTFQISKFSNFKIFSFLFILSSLFSTAQPYQWQWAIKGGSSGAGVSSGGWHIYAEQIYDIAIDNNNNYYFVASIAGSNPQLNGQSVIVYNNIATNNDIFLFSTTCDGQVRWSQAIGGGAAFDRAFKIALDSNNNIYVGASVMHGSVNYPVHFSTTEALPGPPATPTTVSDYYKTTFLAKYDTNGQFIWKRALQGDVSDVTDDSSLSDIVIDSNDNIHFIVGLLYGTHLNNTVTVPSQYNALDKLKYYLVRYNSSGQLLGSMALPLDYGSQLVDSYSSFRLDETNNRYYIAGFRSEGGFNTPIPLSYGGTAFTKVSYILAINASNGNEIWRREIDGSLDGNSINDLVLDNANGDIYIGGKINRKSGTVIKIINSKNPTLNPYSFSLSVNGNMPFIAKLNSSGTVQWARTPSGYNLPTADTRQYYGYGLALRNNANEVAFATMGSNTIWDGFSINRPQGHESDPLLMRFNKQTGAVIGMHDIQGSTGNNHLLTAVAVDNDGNYVVGGGYQGSLFTSGSTVNTLGSIGYYDFFVAKLGASTCGTAVSTDKFNNIKVNLYPNPTTDIVNIETPETLQNYEVYNVLGQQIQQGNFNSNNQINLHGATAGTYFIKVTTTQGSTATVKVVKK is encoded by the coding sequence ATGAAAAATAAACTACAACAACACACAGTTTGTCATGCTGAACTTGATTCAGCATCTCATCCGACTTGTCACTCCGAAGGAGTCTCAATAAACAAAACACCTACTTTCCAAATTTCCAAATTCTCTAATTTTAAAATATTCTCTTTCCTCTTTATTCTTTCCTCTTTATTCTCCACCGCCCAACCCTACCAATGGCAATGGGCAATCAAAGGAGGCAGTAGCGGCGCAGGCGTGTCTAGTGGGGGGTGGCACATTTATGCAGAGCAAATTTATGATATTGCCATAGACAACAACAACAATTACTATTTTGTTGCCAGCATAGCCGGTAGCAACCCACAATTAAACGGGCAATCGGTAATAGTATATAACAACATCGCTACCAACAACGATATCTTTTTATTTTCAACCACCTGCGATGGACAAGTGCGCTGGAGTCAGGCAATTGGGGGGGGGGCAGCTTTTGATAGAGCTTTTAAAATAGCATTAGACAGCAATAACAATATATATGTAGGGGCAAGTGTAATGCATGGTTCTGTTAATTATCCGGTACATTTCAGCACTACCGAAGCCCTACCCGGACCCCCTGCTACACCCACTACCGTAAGTGATTATTATAAAACTACCTTTTTGGCAAAATACGATACCAACGGGCAGTTTATATGGAAACGGGCCTTACAGGGAGATGTATCAGATGTAACAGATGATTCATCATTAAGCGATATTGTAATCGACAGTAACGATAACATACATTTTATAGTAGGGCTGTTATACGGTACCCATTTAAACAACACCGTAACGGTACCCTCGCAATATAATGCACTAGACAAGTTAAAATATTATTTGGTGCGTTACAACAGCAGCGGGCAGTTGTTGGGTAGTATGGCATTGCCTTTAGATTATGGTTCTCAATTGGTAGATTCTTATAGTAGCTTTAGGTTAGACGAAACTAATAATCGCTATTATATTGCAGGGTTTCGTTCAGAAGGTGGTTTCAATACCCCTATTCCATTAAGTTATGGTGGTACGGCATTTACCAAAGTTTCGTATATATTGGCAATAAATGCGAGTAACGGCAATGAAATCTGGCGCCGTGAAATCGATGGTTCTTTAGACGGTAACAGTATAAATGATTTGGTATTAGATAACGCCAACGGCGACATTTATATAGGCGGTAAAATAAACAGAAAAAGCGGTACCGTTATAAAAATAATTAATTCTAAAAATCCAACTCTAAACCCGTATAGTTTTAGTCTTTCAGTAAATGGCAACATGCCTTTTATTGCCAAGTTAAACAGCAGCGGTACGGTGCAATGGGCACGCACACCCAGTGGTTATAACCTCCCCACAGCAGACACCAGACAATACTACGGTTATGGCTTAGCATTGCGTAATAATGCCAACGAAGTGGCATTTGCTACTATGGGCAGCAATACCATTTGGGACGGCTTTAGTATCAACCGCCCACAAGGTCACGAAAGCGACCCGCTACTCATGCGTTTTAACAAACAAACGGGTGCGGTAATTGGTATGCACGATATTCAAGGTAGTACAGGTAACAACCACCTGCTCACAGCCGTAGCTGTAGATAACGACGGCAACTATGTAGTAGGCGGTGGCTATCAAGGCAGTTTGTTTACAAGTGGTAGCACTGTAAATACGTTAGGTAGTATTGGTTATTATGATTTTTTTGTAGCAAAGCTTGGAGCAAGTACCTGCGGTACAGCAGTAAGCACCGATAAGTTTAACAACATAAAGGTAAACTTGTACCCTAACCCAACTACCGATATTGTAAATATAGAAACCCCAGAAACCCTACAAAACTATGAGGTGTACAACGTATTGGGGCAGCAAATACAACAAGGCAACTTTAACAGTAATAACCAAATAAACCTACACGGTGCCACAGCCGGTACGTATTTTATAAAAGTTACCACTACCCAAGGCAGCACCGCTACAGTAAAGGTTGTTAAGAAGTAG
- a CDS encoding T9SS type A sorting domain-containing protein has translation MGIILMFLLSLGIKAQTPNTAVLTWDQQVGCITYDDDPQDMLAGEQYPPYTGINLSENILDGSCIRFCEKSRVTFSLNASNVAHVDWTISGGDLDTATNSQASVSWGEKGNGSITVTIVYNDNTVSTRTFCVEKIILPNSFFQVKGPNPNQTSFVVNSNINFKNLSTANGGTSLVSYVWDFGDGQLSTAFEPVHQYTAPGNYQVRLTVANSCNCTTVYYKTLSIDDPQPGCPRPILSCISMTCEGNIENYSVNDPSGGTWSVSGGTILGSNTAPNIDVRWDNIDPNTGMGYLTYQSNCHSSYYIYEQIPVIISRANILGPAVFCEGDQQLYTLPQWPTTEFEWALDGVSADDPSNKFLTHTANRNEILVGSLPAGTYQLTAKYRNTLLLADNCRGEAQFTITVNEKPVIQTNDPLVFCVAQTVNFNAASGNPVNWEIYLGSNLVHTDQAATTSFDFAEAGTYVVTAEINGCIGDPVLVEALSIPEITGTITGTQTVCLNVPYTYTINENDPAAIYSWSVSGGTIIGSNGGSQVDVFFTAPNGTVTVEKQYLRKGVICTSPSVSYSVTELVLNPAIVNNNGTSPFCPSSTYTFTADLNGVVPDHIAWELTPPNFGNIIAGVNSNTVTLTLNEVSNNNTAGVLTLTVTKCGVEEIRTINIYLNPKVNLTIGAIDAICPSDPIVVNVTMNTTVPNNPGTYWAFEYNGVQGTTEPYVSGATNYTFTIPQLFPTGTNAVAGVLAVKLVNPYGCTMKVAAYKSVTILPKTSVEIYQVAGGTRLCLPSSDTEPIKLKSTVSTGVTADGVYTWYHDDGIITSNLNYLSTNSELNFDSNNFPGEGNYYVQVTDINGCIITSNSINIFGCSGGGDPGNPGDGSHCNLGFSTTPTLTYNWISCDKVEVTASYSQPANIDHVNWSQSQPGITLETSPVPTNFKATYKITRAGIHNIHVTAYYDDCDHGFSRDIKVERNYEPILRYAVTCGANGNYTIALKNNTKLFDRSVNANNIEYFDISSGIPVSVGTGQTVTLNKTAGTYTYRMVLSGTTPTNISVCQPEVTIVIDNPPSTNVVTPAQNSTYCAEEPILVSIPGGYNNNYRYEWHFNGTQYVATAASSYINITDSGTHTITLKIINNHGCEFVSAPISVTINKAAFDGGIDPADPDFCETDALPLKYELSNPVSPSNPAPTSITWMRDDQVVHTGTTYLPTQSGSYWAVLTDANGCKDYSLVKSPVLYTLRKPPFASVNGNTNVCYGESTTLVGIYTDPTAQHRWTLNGNPIAGPLGNWVSGANNLDITHNGTTPGTYTYAFETRRSSGDTDCIGKFEAVVVVHPPVDPLFIDISFTCFLNPPVQRYITLTAMGGAPGGAYSWSNGKNTASITVFDGGVYTLTYTAPNGCTATSTVNIPKYPDNVLWVVPKGCYQICSSSNAYLLGPLGNYEWYQWFKNSAIYLQGSNIIPPIYVTQSGSYRLRIFQNGCWYYSDAPQITVLACRPGASSGTGSNSATETPTISAPNATVVNNTTSFMLLPNPAVDVATVQYDTGTQNATAVTVYNLNGAQVLQQQLNGTKGEVQLNVSQLAAGTYMVRLQAGNTVLAQQKLIKK, from the coding sequence ATGGGCATTATACTGATGTTCCTGCTGTCTTTAGGTATAAAGGCACAAACACCTAATACAGCTGTACTTACCTGGGATCAACAGGTGGGCTGTATAACTTATGATGATGACCCGCAGGATATGCTTGCTGGCGAACAGTATCCTCCTTATACAGGGATTAACTTATCCGAAAATATTTTAGACGGAAGTTGCATTCGCTTTTGTGAAAAATCAAGAGTTACTTTTTCATTAAACGCATCAAATGTTGCGCATGTTGATTGGACTATTTCTGGTGGCGATTTAGATACTGCAACAAATAGCCAAGCTTCTGTTAGTTGGGGCGAAAAAGGAAACGGTAGTATTACCGTTACCATTGTTTACAATGACAACACCGTTAGTACACGCACCTTTTGCGTAGAAAAAATCATCCTACCAAATTCTTTTTTTCAAGTTAAAGGGCCTAATCCTAATCAAACATCATTTGTAGTAAACTCAAACATCAATTTTAAAAACCTTTCAACTGCAAATGGGGGTACTTCTCTAGTTTCGTATGTATGGGATTTTGGTGATGGACAACTTTCAACTGCTTTTGAGCCCGTACATCAATATACTGCACCGGGTAATTATCAGGTGAGACTAACAGTTGCTAACAGCTGTAACTGTACTACAGTTTATTATAAAACACTGTCTATAGATGATCCTCAACCAGGTTGTCCGCGCCCTATTCTTTCATGTATAAGTATGACGTGTGAAGGTAATATAGAAAATTATAGCGTTAACGATCCTTCTGGTGGTACATGGTCGGTTAGTGGCGGAACCATTTTAGGCAGTAATACTGCACCAAATATAGACGTTCGTTGGGATAATATTGATCCTAATACGGGTATGGGGTATTTAACGTATCAATCTAACTGTCATTCTTCTTATTATATATATGAACAAATCCCGGTTATTATAAGTCGAGCAAATATATTAGGTCCGGCTGTGTTTTGCGAAGGTGACCAGCAATTATATACGCTGCCCCAATGGCCAACTACAGAGTTTGAATGGGCGCTTGACGGTGTTTCTGCAGATGATCCTAGTAATAAATTTTTAACGCATACTGCAAATAGAAACGAAATATTAGTGGGCAGTTTGCCGGCAGGTACCTATCAATTAACGGCTAAATACCGCAATACTTTATTACTGGCAGACAATTGCCGTGGTGAAGCACAATTTACAATAACCGTTAACGAAAAACCAGTAATACAAACCAACGACCCTTTAGTGTTTTGCGTAGCACAAACAGTAAATTTTAATGCTGCCTCTGGAAATCCGGTTAATTGGGAGATTTACTTAGGTAGTAATCTGGTACATACAGATCAGGCAGCTACAACTTCGTTTGACTTTGCCGAGGCAGGTACTTATGTAGTAACCGCTGAAATCAACGGCTGCATTGGCGATCCGGTACTTGTAGAAGCTTTATCTATACCCGAGATTACAGGTACTATTACGGGGACACAAACCGTTTGCTTAAACGTGCCTTACACATACACCATTAACGAAAACGATCCAGCGGCTATTTACTCGTGGTCTGTTTCGGGCGGCACTATCATTGGTAGCAATGGCGGATCGCAGGTAGATGTGTTTTTTACAGCACCAAATGGCACGGTAACCGTAGAAAAACAATATTTGCGTAAGGGCGTAATCTGTACCTCGCCAAGCGTTAGCTATTCTGTAACGGAATTGGTATTAAACCCGGCTATTGTAAACAATAATGGTACATCTCCGTTTTGCCCAAGCAGCACTTATACATTTACGGCAGACCTTAACGGGGTAGTACCCGACCATATAGCGTGGGAACTTACCCCTCCTAATTTTGGAAATATCATTGCCGGTGTAAACAGTAACACCGTTACGTTAACTTTAAACGAAGTAAGTAACAACAACACTGCTGGCGTGCTAACACTTACCGTTACCAAATGTGGTGTAGAAGAGATAAGAACCATTAATATTTATTTAAACCCTAAAGTTAACCTAACTATTGGTGCTATTGATGCTATTTGCCCTAGCGACCCTATTGTTGTAAACGTAACTATGAACACCACAGTACCCAACAACCCGGGCACCTATTGGGCATTTGAGTACAATGGAGTACAAGGTACAACAGAGCCTTACGTATCAGGTGCTACTAATTATACATTTACCATACCCCAACTGTTCCCAACAGGTACCAATGCGGTAGCAGGTGTGTTGGCGGTTAAATTAGTTAACCCGTATGGCTGTACAATGAAGGTAGCGGCCTATAAAAGCGTTACCATACTGCCTAAAACTTCGGTAGAAATTTACCAGGTTGCCGGGGGTACACGTCTTTGTTTACCATCATCAGATACAGAACCAATAAAACTTAAATCAACTGTTTCTACAGGGGTAACGGCAGACGGAGTTTATACATGGTATCATGATGATGGTATTATTACTAGTAATTTGAATTATTTAAGTACTAATTCAGAATTAAATTTTGATAGCAATAATTTTCCGGGAGAAGGCAATTACTACGTACAAGTAACCGATATCAACGGCTGTATCATCACCTCAAACAGCATCAATATTTTTGGCTGTTCGGGTGGTGGAGATCCAGGTAACCCAGGCGACGGCAGCCATTGCAACCTTGGTTTTAGCACTACACCAACCCTAACCTATAATTGGATAAGCTGCGATAAAGTTGAAGTAACCGCAAGTTACAGTCAACCTGCAAATATTGACCACGTAAACTGGTCACAATCACAGCCAGGGATTACTTTAGAAACATCTCCTGTACCCACTAATTTTAAAGCAACCTATAAAATAACCCGTGCAGGTATTCACAACATTCATGTAACGGCTTACTATGACGATTGTGACCATGGGTTCTCAAGAGATATAAAAGTTGAAAGAAATTACGAGCCTATACTACGCTATGCCGTAACCTGTGGTGCCAATGGCAACTATACCATAGCACTTAAAAACAACACCAAGTTGTTTGACCGTTCTGTTAATGCTAACAACATTGAATATTTTGATATTTCTAGCGGTATCCCTGTTTCGGTAGGCACAGGGCAAACAGTTACGCTTAACAAAACAGCGGGTACTTATACATACAGAATGGTTTTAAGTGGTACTACCCCAACCAATATATCTGTTTGCCAGCCCGAAGTGACGATTGTAATCGACAATCCGCCAAGTACCAACGTGGTTACGCCTGCGCAAAATAGTACCTATTGTGCCGAAGAACCTATCTTGGTGAGCATACCCGGTGGGTATAACAACAATTACCGTTACGAATGGCATTTTAACGGCACTCAATATGTAGCAACAGCGGCAAGCAGTTACATCAACATAACCGATTCGGGAACGCATACTATTACCTTAAAAATCATTAACAATCATGGCTGTGAGTTTGTATCTGCACCTATAAGCGTAACGATTAACAAAGCAGCATTTGATGGTGGGATTGATCCGGCTGATCCGGACTTTTGTGAAACCGATGCCCTACCATTGAAATATGAACTATCAAATCCGGTGAGCCCATCAAACCCGGCACCCACTTCTATCACCTGGATGCGCGACGATCAGGTGGTACATACAGGCACCACCTATCTGCCTACCCAAAGTGGCAGCTACTGGGCGGTACTAACCGATGCCAACGGCTGTAAAGACTATAGCTTGGTGAAATCACCCGTGCTCTACACATTGCGCAAACCGCCGTTTGCAAGTGTTAATGGCAACACCAACGTGTGTTATGGCGAAAGTACCACCTTGGTGGGTATTTATACCGATCCAACTGCGCAACACCGTTGGACATTGAACGGCAACCCGATTGCAGGGCCTCTAGGTAATTGGGTAAGCGGTGCAAATAATTTAGATATTACGCATAATGGCACCACCCCGGGCACTTATACCTATGCCTTTGAAACCCGTCGCAGCTCTGGCGATACCGATTGTATCGGCAAGTTTGAAGCAGTGGTGGTGGTGCATCCACCAGTAGATCCGTTGTTTATAGATATATCGTTTACATGTTTTCTAAATCCACCAGTACAGCGTTATATCACGTTAACAGCTATGGGGGGGGCACCTGGTGGCGCCTATAGTTGGAGTAATGGGAAGAATACAGCAAGCATTACAGTCTTCGATGGGGGCGTATATACCCTTACCTACACTGCGCCAAACGGCTGTACTGCAACAAGCACTGTGAATATTCCAAAATATCCAGACAATGTATTGTGGGTAGTACCAAAAGGTTGTTATCAAATTTGTAGCAGTAGTAATGCGTACTTGTTAGGACCTTTAGGAAACTATGAATGGTACCAGTGGTTTAAAAATAGCGCTATCTATTTACAGGGTAGCAATATAATTCCACCGATATATGTAACACAATCAGGTAGTTATCGTTTAAGGATTTTTCAAAACGGTTGTTGGTATTATTCCGATGCTCCGCAAATCACCGTACTTGCTTGCCGTCCGGGAGCAAGTTCTGGCACAGGTTCAAACTCAGCTACAGAAACCCCAACTATTAGTGCACCTAACGCTACAGTAGTTAACAATACAACAAGTTTTATGTTGTTACCCAACCCTGCGGTTGATGTAGCCACGGTACAATACGACACCGGCACTCAAAACGCCACTGCTGTAACAGTGTACAACCTGAATGGCGCACAAGTATTACAACAGCAACTCAACGGCACCAAAGGGGAAGTGCAGTTAAACGTAAGTCAGTTAGCAGCAGGCACCTATATGGTACGCCTACAAGCAGGCAATACCGTACTGGCACAACAAAAATTAATTAAAAAGTAA
- a CDS encoding HU family DNA-binding protein: MAIKYKLIEKGEPGVVGGGTKKWYANIVTDGEQTIDDLVKAIEKFSALSEADIRGVIIALENVMQEALANSKIVRLDKIGSLYPSLSSEGTATAEQFNAQKHIKAVKANYRPGKRISDTLNAATLQRVK; encoded by the coding sequence ATGGCAATTAAATACAAATTAATAGAAAAAGGCGAGCCAGGCGTTGTAGGCGGCGGCACCAAAAAATGGTATGCGAATATTGTTACCGATGGCGAACAAACCATAGACGATTTGGTAAAAGCAATTGAAAAATTTAGTGCCTTAAGCGAAGCCGATATACGCGGAGTAATTATCGCTTTAGAAAACGTAATGCAAGAAGCACTTGCCAACAGCAAAATTGTTCGTTTAGATAAAATAGGCTCGCTGTACCCATCGCTTTCAAGTGAAGGCACTGCAACTGCCGAACAGTTTAATGCCCAAAAACACATTAAAGCAGTAAAAGCAAACTACCGTCCAGGCAAACGCATTTCCGATACCCTAAATGCCGCTACCCTGCAGCGCGTTAAATAG